Genomic window (Chitinophagales bacterium):
TCAAACAGACATTAAGAAAAAACAAGCAGCAGCACAAAAACTCGACAATCAAATTGCTGCAATTATTAAAAAAGAAATAGAAGAAGCTAAGAAAAAAGCGGAGCTAGAAGCCAAAAAGAAAGCCGAAGAAGAAGCTAAGAAAAATGCAGCAAAAAACACCAACGAAAAAACAACCACAGGCAAGACAGAAGAAAAAACAACCACTACTACAACTCCAATTACCAAAACACCAGAAGCTGTTGCACTAAGTAATAATTTTTATGGGAATAAAGGCAAGCTACCTTGGCCAGTAACTTCTGGATTTATTGCTAAACAATTTGGGAAATACGAACATCCAGATTTACCAGGCGTTACCATAGAAAATAATGGCATTGATATTAGAACCAATAATGGTGCTAGTGTCAGAACTTTGTTTGAAGGTACTGTTATTGGAATAATTAACAATCCTACATTTAAAAATGCAGTTATTGTAAATCATGGCGATTACTTTTCTGTATATTCTAAACTAGATGCAGTTAATGTTGCAAAAGGCGACAAAGTAAGTACCAAACAAGTAATAGGTACAGCTTACACCGATGATGATAATATTACAGAAGTACATTTAGAAATTTGGAAAGGCACCGAAAAGCTAAATCCTTCTTCTTGGATTGTTAATAAGTAAAGCTTTTTTTAAATTTAAATTGACTTAATTTTATTGAATCATTCAGTTTTGCACATCTAACCAATAACAGTGATTTCTTTGAAATGCATTATTGTTAAATTTGTAAGCTGAAAAAAACGAACACTAGATGAAGCGATTAAACATTATTATAAGTTTTTTATTTATAATTTTCATTTTTGCGTTTTGTACTAAAATCAAAATTGAAAAACCTGTTTTAAAAGACAATTCTCTAAATTGTAATGATTTAAAAGAAGGGACACCTTATTATCAAGAAATTCCTAACTTAGACTTTGAAGCTTGGACAACATCGCCGTCTGGTAGATATCAAGAGCCAACACCTACTTGTTTTTGGGCTACACCAAGTAAAGCCAATGATATTATTGGTGCTATTCCTATTACTGTTACAGCAGTAACTGGCGATAGTGCTCGCTCTGGAAAATATGGCTGTATGATGAAAACACAAAAATGGGGAGCTTTATTAACGGCTGGTACTGTAGCTTCTGGTACATTTGCACCTAACTTTCAAAATCCACTACAATCGATTAGCTTTGGAAAACCGTTTAATAAAAAAGTAAAAGAAGTAAGAGGTTGGTACAAGTTTTGGTCAGTTCAGCAAGATTCTTGTAGTTTCTACTGCTATCAAACAAGAAAACTAAGCAACGGACAAACAGAAACCGTTTGTTTTGATAGAATTATTACACATGAAACTAAAACAGAATGGACAGAATTCGTTTTAACACCACAATATTATTCTAATGCCACACCAGAAAGTTTAGTTTTATACTTTGCCTCTAGCGAAGAAGGCGATGAATTAAAAGGACAAGTAGGTAACACGCTTATTGTTGATGATGTCTCGGTCACCTATTACTAAAAGAAAAGAAGATGAAGCACAATATTATACTAATTATCTTAGTTTGTTTAATGAGCAATGGTTTTGCAAAGTACAAAACCTTTAAATCTAAAAAAGAAAGAGAAAAAGTTGCTGTAGAGAAAATGAGCAAATTCGACTTTGGTATTAGAATGGGAATGAATTTAGCATTTCCACTAGGACCACTAGTAGAAAAAGCAGAAGGCGTTCCATTTCCTAGTCCAGTTTTAGGTTTAGATACTCGATATTATTTTTCAAACAGATGGTCTATTCAATTAGGTGCGATGTATTATTGGAATAGAACAAGATTTCAAACACCATATGCTAACTTTACTTTTATAGGACCAATAGATATTGCACTTCCTGATGGTTCTACAACACAAGTTTCCGATACGGTAAATATCTATTATGCTGTTGTAAGAGATGGCTTATTCGATAATAAGTTTTTCGGTTTTCCTATACATGCCAACTTTCATATCAACAAAGTTTGGAGCATTAGTTTAGGTGGTTATTTTTCTATTTTATTAAAAGGAGGAATGACTGGTCAAGCTACTGAAGTAGTACTTGGAGATGGTTCTAGTAGCGATTTTAAAGTTGGTGATGATGTGCCTTTTGACCAAAGTGACCAATTTAATAAATTTGATTATGGCTTTAATGTTGGTGCTAATGCTCAATTACCCAATGGCTTTAATTTCGATTTAAAAGTAAATACTGGCATTGCGTCTATGTTTAAGAAAAGCTTTACCGCACCACCAGGAACTTATCACCATGTGTTTTTACAAGGCACTTTAGGTTATCGTTTAGGTGCTAGAGAAAGATTTAAACCAGAGAAGAAGATATAATCAACTTACTTCATTAAACCTTTGCTTTTTAACTCTTCCAATGATTGCTGATAGTTTTGATTGCTGTTTGCATCAATGTTTTGTTCATTTACCCATTGTGTGAATAAGGCAATACCATCATTAAAAGTATATTTTGGTTGATAATTTAATAATTGCTTTGCTTTGCTAATATCTGCTACATTATGTCTGATGTCGCCTTTTCTAAAGTTGCCACTAATCGTAAAATCTACTTCATTGTTGTAGTGTTTCATTAGTGTTTTAGCAACAGTTAATACATCTGTCGATACACCAAATCCAATATTAAAAATTTCGTTGTTCGCTTTTTCTTTCTCAATTCCAGCTATTGTAGCACTCACTACATCATCTACATATACAAAATCTCTGCTTTCTTTGCCATCTT
Coding sequences:
- a CDS encoding outer membrane beta-barrel protein; amino-acid sequence: MKHNIILIILVCLMSNGFAKYKTFKSKKEREKVAVEKMSKFDFGIRMGMNLAFPLGPLVEKAEGVPFPSPVLGLDTRYYFSNRWSIQLGAMYYWNRTRFQTPYANFTFIGPIDIALPDGSTTQVSDTVNIYYAVVRDGLFDNKFFGFPIHANFHINKVWSISLGGYFSILLKGGMTGQATEVVLGDGSSSDFKVGDDVPFDQSDQFNKFDYGFNVGANAQLPNGFNFDLKVNTGIASMFKKSFTAPPGTYHHVFLQGTLGYRLGARERFKPEKKI
- a CDS encoding peptidoglycan DD-metalloendopeptidase family protein, whose product is MSNSRNIAVFVIISIITGFAFAQNSKTQLQKKRDQILNEIAQTKKLLNQTKANKDASLADLNSVNKQISLQRNLVNNTQKQVNEYQTQINQKQNLIEEKQKDLSKLKDEYAQAIVLTYKQSKFANKLLFIISADSFSEALRRVNYLRRYAVFRNQQAEEIQVAQKEITSTIQIIEQKKKDKVALLTTQVGEKDELNKTLETKNKIVQDLKGKEKELQTDIKKKQAAAQKLDNQIAAIIKKEIEEAKKKAELEAKKKAEEEAKKNAAKNTNEKTTTGKTEEKTTTTTTPITKTPEAVALSNNFYGNKGKLPWPVTSGFIAKQFGKYEHPDLPGVTIENNGIDIRTNNGASVRTLFEGTVIGIINNPTFKNAVIVNHGDYFSVYSKLDAVNVAKGDKVSTKQVIGTAYTDDDNITEVHLEIWKGTEKLNPSSWIVNK
- a CDS encoding PCMD domain-containing protein, with amino-acid sequence MKRLNIIISFLFIIFIFAFCTKIKIEKPVLKDNSLNCNDLKEGTPYYQEIPNLDFEAWTTSPSGRYQEPTPTCFWATPSKANDIIGAIPITVTAVTGDSARSGKYGCMMKTQKWGALLTAGTVASGTFAPNFQNPLQSISFGKPFNKKVKEVRGWYKFWSVQQDSCSFYCYQTRKLSNGQTETVCFDRIITHETKTEWTEFVLTPQYYSNATPESLVLYFASSEEGDELKGQVGNTLIVDDVSVTYY
- a CDS encoding NAD-dependent epimerase/dehydratase family protein → QVVYPKQRKEQDLLNGNFECTCPISGNAVDLLATDENSAIQPNSIYGLSKYQQEQAITISCSAINVPFVAFRYQNVYGAGQSLSNPYTGILAVFSNLIKQNKSINIFEDGKESRDFVYVDDVVSATIAGIEKEKANNEIFNIGFGVSTDVLTVAKTLMKHYNNEVDFTISGNFRKGDIRHNVADISKAKQLLNYQPKYTFNDGIALFTQWVNEQNIDANSNQNYQQSLEELKSKGLMK